In one window of Henckelia pumila isolate YLH828 chromosome 1, ASM3356847v2, whole genome shotgun sequence DNA:
- the LOC140863458 gene encoding uncharacterized protein: MANSYSMTDRINAQMIHLHRIIDAGDVQCVINLRMNRNAFAHLCYLLTNVGGVVDSRYVRVEEKGVLKLHPLLLVKSSPIDENCSNETWKWFKGCLGALDGTHIAVHVPCQQRAKYRTRKGTIAVNVLGVCDINMNFIYVLTGWEGSAADARVLRDALTEDDSFKVPRGCYYLCDNGHANTEGFLTPFRRVRYHRDAWGNRAAGPQNYKELYNWRHSQALNVIERAFGSLKKRWAILRSPSFYPVKVQNQIILACTLLHNFIRSQMTEDPMEEFEEVVGSPINHLLEMYSNATSGSVNGSAKKPEKTRRSWSAREEDVLIHALKDVISKGWKSDNGFRSGYLILLETTLQTEIRGCNLRAIPHINSKINVWKKTYSTLVTILTRSGVGWNDAEHTIDATDETWEDIIKGDQSLRTMRHKQWIHFHDWCEIFGNDRAAGDERMNCDNALFDVFKLSNEPLTNESTPIDTPIAPVLEVSGDSISDTPTPSSKPTSTTTSKRNKRMKVNDVDESIVKAINNFAHITDKTMSALIKEMAAEEKISAAQDMVLEGVQGLTELNEEEQVRAAQLLFKSHDELALFKRLGEKGRICLVKRLLKGDE; the protein is encoded by the exons ATGGCGAATTCGTACTCGATGACGGATAGAATAAATGCCCAAATGATCCATTTGCATAGGATCATTGACGCTGGAGATGTCCAATGTGTTATTAATCTGAGAATGAATCGTAATGCATTTGCACATTTGTGTTATCTACTGACTAATGTTGGAGGCGTAGTAGATTCTAGATATGTACGAGTGGAGGAAAAG GGTGTGCTGAAGTTACACCCACTACTTCTTGTGAAGTCTTCCCCAATTGACGAAAATTGTTCAAATGAGACCTGGAAATGGTTTAAG GGTTGTTTAGGTGCACTAGACGGGACACATATTGCCGTACACGTACCCTGCCAACAGAGAGCAAAATATAGAACAAGAAAAGGTACTATTGCGGTGAACGTATTGGGTGTATGTGACATAAACATGAACTTCATATATGTCTTGACTGGTTGGGAGGGATCCGCAGCAGATGCAAGGGTTCTAAGAGATGCACTCACTGAAGATGATAGTTTCAAAGTTCCAAGAG GTTGTTATTACCTATGCGATAATGGACATGCAAATACAGAAGGTTTTTTGACTCCTTTTCGAAGAGTTAGATATCATAGGGACGCATGGGGCAACCGTGCTGCTGGACCACAAAACTACAAGGAGCTTTATAATTGGAGACACTCACAAGCTCTTAATGTGATTGAAAGAGCATTTGGTTCATTGAAGAAGAGATGGGCGATTCTTCGAAGCCCTTCGTTTTATCCAGTTAAAGTGCAGAACCAAATAATTCTTGCATGTACTCTTCTACACAATTTCATCCGATCACAAATGACTGAGGATCCAatggaagaatttgaagaagtaGTTGGTAGCCCG ATCAATCATCTGTTAGAAATGTACAGCAACGCAACTTCTGGAAGTGTCAATGGAAGTGCGAAGAAACCTGAAAAAACGAGAAGAAGTTGGAGTGCACGTGAAGAAGACGTTCTGATCCATGCTTTGAAAGACGTAATCAGTAAGGGTTGGAAAAGCGATAATGGATTCAGATctggttatttaattttactagAGACTACACTGCAGACTGAAATTCGTGGTTGTAACTTACGTGCCATTCCTCATATCAATTCTAAAATAAATGTGTGGAAAAAAACGTATAGCACTTTGGTGACTATTTTAACAAGGAGTGGGGTTGGATGGAATGATGCTGAGCATACCATAGATGCTACAGATGAGACGTGGGAAGACATCATTAAG GGAGATCAAAGTTTACGAACTATGAGACACAAACAGTGGATACATTTTCATGATTGGTGCGAAATATTTGGTAATGACCGTGCTGCTGGAGACGAACGCATGAATTGTGACAATGCACTTTTCGATGTTTTTAAACTTTCAAATGAACCTCTTACCAATGAGTCCACCCCAATTGACACTCCGATAGCCCCTGTGTTAGAAGTGTCAGGCGACTCAATTTCAGATACTCCGACTCCGTCGTCCAAACCAACTTCCACAACCACTTCGAAGAGGAACAAAAGGATGAAAGTGAATGACGTCGACGAGTCCATAGTCAAGGCAATCAACAACTTTGCGCATATCACAGACAAAACAATGTCAGCTTTGATTAAGGAAATGGCAGCCGAGGAGAAGATTTCGGCTGCACAAGATATGGTTTTAGAAGGTGTTCAAGGTCTAACTGAGTTGAATGAAGAAGAGCAAGTACGTGCAGCTCAGTTGTTGTTTAAAAGCCATGACGAATTGGCACTGTTCAAGCGTCTCGGTGAGAAAGGCAGGATATGCTTAGTGAAAAGGTTGTTAAAAGGTGACGAATAG
- the LOC140863450 gene encoding uncharacterized protein, whose translation MSDFDGILGVDMLMLYHAILECHQRIVKFQPDKGESWFFYGEGARPPMPLVSALKACRALGSGGEGYLIYAIDTNTSSRGIGHIPVVSEFSDVFPDDIPGFPPICEVEFRIDLLSRTAPISRAPHGLAPSEMRELKK comes from the coding sequence ATGTCCGACTTTGACGGTATATTGGGAGTAGATATGCTGATGTTGTATCATGCCATTTTGGAGTGTCACCAACGAATAGTAAAGTTTCAACCCGATAAGGGTGAGAGTTggttcttttatggtgagggagcacgaccacCAATGCCTCTTGTGTCAGCTCTGAAGGCCTGTCGTGCCTTAGGTTCAGGCGGGGAAGGTTATCTCATCTACGCTATTGATACCAACACCAGTAGCCGTGGTATTGGTCATATACCAGTAGTCAGCGAGTTTTCCGATGTTTTCCCTGACGATATTCCTGGTTTTCCACCAATTTGTGAGGTGGAATTCAGAATTGATTTATTGTCAAGAACTGCACCAATATCTAGAGCACCGCAtggtctggctccgtcagagatgcgggAGTTGAAGAAATAG